A segment of the Erythrobacter sp. F6033 genome:
TCTCGACGCAATGCTCAAGCTTGATCGAAATGACTTCGATCAAAAAATGAACAGCGGTTGGCGGAGAATCGGCGAATCTGGAGGCTGCGAGGCCGCTGCCGCCGAGCTTATCCGGGAATGGCGCCATGCAAAGCGCGACCATGCCTCCATCCTGTATTGGCATGAGGGACAGATGCGCGCCTCGGCTGGCCAAACCGATGAGGCCATCGCGTTGTTTAAATTGACCTATAAAGCCGCGGAAGATGATGCTGATTTCGGCTGGAACCACTACGTCGCTGGCACAATTGCCTTTCTGCAGAGAGATCGTGAGCGCCTCGACAATGCGATCAAGAACCTGAAATTGGTCCCAAAGCCCGAGAGTGCCAGCTTCAAAAAACCGGATGGATCAATCGTGCAGATGAGATGGCCACCGAACCTGAATGTACTCGAAGGCTTCGCAAAGTGTTGGGAAGAGTCATACGAAAACGTTTATGGTAACCGAGACTGTTCTACCTCGCCTAGTCTAGAAAACTAAAGCCAGCCTTCTTCTTTATACCAGTCAGCGGTCATCTTGAGCCCATCGGCTCCCGACCATACCGCTTGCCACACTGATAGCGGCGGCGCTTTCTTCATGTCGCACACCCAATCGGGGTGCAGCATATAGCCAACCCGGTCTGGCGTCAGCTTTGCCTTTGATCCGCGTAGCAACCCGTCAGCTTTCGCTGCAAACCGCATGACCGCTGGCGGCAAGGGCAGAGCTTTTGCGTGGTCATTGCCCATCGCCTCACCAATCATTTTGGCGAGCTCAGAATGCTCATAGCCAAAGCCATTGTCATCCCATGGCTCATAGGTCTGGCCCTTTGTGATCGGGTTTGCGGGAACAAGCGCGATGAGCAACCGCGCAAGATCCTCTACATGGATAATCGATGTACGCCCCTTCGCTGGAACCGGAACGATCCCGTACTTTGCAGTTCGGAACAGCTCGAACATATCGACATCGCGCGGGCCATAAACGGCAGGTGGCCGCACTATGGTCCAATCGAGACCGCTCGCCTTCACCAGCTCTTCAGCACGCGCTTTTGACCCGCCATAGGCAGACAGGTTTGGTTCGCGCGCAGACAGTGACGACACGAAAACAAAACGATTTACACCGGCCGCTTTCGCAGCTGCGATCATATTTGCCGTACCGGTAACATTGGCCGCTTCAAACCGGTCTGGATTGGGCGTGTTGGTGAGACCCGCAATGTGAACCACCGCGTCTGACCCGCCGACTAGTTCAGTCAAAGCGGCTGTGTCATCCAACGTACCGCGCACCCACTCAACGCGGCTCTGCGCCGGTTGCACACGCCTTGTCAGCGCACGGACAGAATACGCGCGGTGCAGCGCCACTTCGAGAGTTGCACTGCCGACGAAGCCGGTCGCTCCGGTGATTGCAATTGTGCTCATGCCTATCCGCTTACCATATGATCACGATGGACGACTGCAGCGCGCGGAGCATACCCCAGCTTCGCCTCTTGGTCGTCCTGTTTAAGGCCAATAATCGCGCGGCATTCATCGGAACTGTACTCGACCAGCCCTTGCCCCAATCGCTGCCCCTTCGGGCCATGCAGACTGACCAATGCGCCGCGCTGAAACTCTCCTTCGATCTCGATCAGACCTGCAGCAAGCAAGCTCGCACCGCCTTCGAGAGCCTCGACGCAGCCAGCATCTACTGTCAGCACACCTTCGGGTGCCAACCGGCCGCCAAGCCAGCTCTTGCGCGCACTATCCGCGCGAACAGGTATAAATACCGTCCCAAGCCCGTTTTTCATGGAACTTGCAATCGGGTGACTATCCGTACCGTTGATTATCGCGAGCGTTATTCCGGCTCGCTCAGCAATCCGTGCAGCTTGAAGTTTGGCGCGCATACCGCCCGAGCCCAAACCAGAGGACGATCCGGCTCCGGCCATGGCGATAACTTCAGGAGTTACGCCTTCGACGCGCTCAATCAGCTTTGCGCGGTCTTCTTCAGGAGGGCGGTCATACAGGCCGTCAACATCAGACAGCAGCATCACTGCATCAGCACCAGCAGCCTGCGCCACCCGCGCTGCCAAACGATCATTGTCGCCAAAACGGATTTCTTCGGTCGCAACGCTGTCATTCTCGTTGACCACGGGCACAGCGCCCGCTTCAAGCAAGCGTTCTAAGGTAGCGGCTGCGTTGAGATAGCGGCGGCGGTCTTCCAGATCGTCCAATGTCACAAGCATTTGCGCCGCAGTCAGGTCATGCTTGCCCAGCGCACCTGCCCAGAGCTGCGCCAAGGCAACTTGCCCGACGGAAGCTGCCGCCTGTGCATCTGCAAGGCTGGCTCTGCCGCCCTTCGGCAAGTCAAGACGCGCGGCACCAAGTGCGATCGCGCCCGAGCTTACGATGATGATTTCGGCTCCGTTTGCGCGCAGTGCCACAATATCTTGAACAAGAGCATCGAGCCACTCGCTGGCAGGCTCGCCCGATCGCACCAAAAGCGCGCTGCCGATCTTGATGACAATCCTGCGCGCCGTAGCGAGGTCTGAAATCGTGCCTATCGCCATAGAGTTAGATCGGGGACCATTCCCCGCCCGCCTCGTCTTCATCCTCGACTTCGACGGTGTTCGTCTCTGTCGATGTTCGGTCGGGGAGGTACCCGAGAACCGCATCCATCAGTTCGGAGATTCCCTCACCAGTAGCGCCTGAAATCGAGAAAACCTTGTCCGCGCCAGCGTCCATCAGCTCTTTGGCAAAGGCATCGCCGAGTTCAGCATCAGCGAGATCAAGCTTGTTCAGCGCAATCAATTGCGGCTTGTCTTCCAACCCAGAACCGTAAGCGGCCAGTTCGTCCTGAACGATCTTCATCGCTTCAGCGGGATCATCCCCTGCAATATCGACGAGGTGAATGAGCACACGGCAGCGCTCGATATGACCGAGGAACCGGTCACCAATCCCTGCACCATCCGCAGCGCCTTCGATCAGACCGGGAATATCAGCGAGCACAAATTCGCGCCCCTTATGCGAGACGACACCTAGTTTCGGGACCAGTGTCGTAAAGGCATAATGACCGACCTTCGCCTGAGCATTTGAAACGGCATTGATGAACGTCGATTTACCCGCATTGGGCAGGCCAAGCAGGCCCACATCGGCCAGCAATTTCAAGCGTAGCCAAACCCACATCTCCTCACTCGGAGTGCCCGGCTGATGCTGACGCGGGGCGCGATTGGTTGAGCTTTTGTAAGACGCATTGCCGCGCCCGCCCATGCCGCCTTCAAGGAAAACGATGCGCTGACCGATCTCAGTAAAGTCGGCGAGAACCTCTTCTTTGTCTTCGGAGAGAACCTGAGTGCCCACCGGGACCTTGATCACCAGATCAGGCGCAGCCGCACCAGTGCGATCCTTGCCCTGCCCGTGATTGCCGCGCTTGGCTTTGAAATGCTGTGCGTAGCGAAAGTCGATCAGCGTGTTCAGGCCCTGAACCGCCTCGAACACGATATCGCCGCCTTTGCCGCCATTGCCGCCGTCAGGACCGCCATATTCGACATACTTCTCGCGCCGGAAACTGACCGCTCCTGGCCCTCCGGCACCGGATTTGAGATAGATTTTGGCTTGATCGAGGAAATGCATGGGACGCACCTATGCATTTCCTCGATGAATTGCGAGAAGATTAGAACTTAGCGCGGATTCCGACGGTCGCTGTGCGGCCCGGCGAGACGAAGCTGAACACTTGCTCATATGTCTGATCAAGCAGATTTTCGACCCGTCCGAACAGGCTCACACCCTCGGTGAGGCGTACTTCGCCAGAGAAATTGACGAGCGTAAAATCTTCCAGTGTTTCGCGAACAGGGATGAAGCTTGGGTCGGTGAAAGCAAGATCTTCGGTCTCGGCATTGTGGCGTATAACCAGCGTGGCTGAAGCTCCGTCGTCCGGAGCGGTCCAATTGAGCGATGCACTTGCGATGTGATCAGGGCGACGGACTTCTTCAATTCCGTCTTCCTTTGCATCGAGGTAGCTATAGGCCGCATCGAACGAGAACCCATTGCCGAGCTCTGCCCTCGCGGACACTTCAACGCCGCGGCGAATGCTGTCCGTCTGCCGATTGGCAGGCGTGGCGATGAAAGTGGGCGCTGGAAAGGTCGTGAAAATCTCATTTTCGAGAGTGCTGTCAAAATAGGTTAGCGAAACGCTCGCCTTCCCGTCTGCAAAGCTCTGGTCGATGCCCACTTCCCAGCCGGTCGATTTTTCAGGCTGTAGATCCTCGTTGCCGATAAATTGCCCGTCGAAGAATCCAAACAGCTCGAAAAACCCGGGATTCTTGATGCCTGATCCTGCGCTGGTCCGCACGCGGGTAGTGTCCGTGATGTTGTAGCCAGCTCCGATGCGGAAAGTGGTTTCGTCCGCAAAACGATCATTGATATCGTGACGAACCGCCGCTGAGAAATCGACGTCTCTGCCGGCGAATCGGTATTCGCCGACCAAACCAACATTCTCGATTTCGCGCCGCCCAGCAAACGCCGTTCCGAAGGGGTCATTGTTGCGGAACTGTTCCCGCTCCCAGTCGGTCGCGAGTGTGATGAAATGATTTTGGTTTCCGGCACCGAACTGGGCCGCGCTGACATAGGATGCCTTCAGGCGATCTCCTTCGCTTCCGCCGCTTCGGCCAAAAGCTCCAAACGTGTCGCGATTGATATCGGCGAGTTGCGCCGAAATGTCATGCGTCCATGCTTCGTCAAAAGTCGTAAGGTTCAGCCCGGCAAGCGCATAGATCGCTTCGTTCTCAAACCGCGTCTCTGGTGTGTCGATAATGAGGCCGAAAGTCGGGCTGGTCGTGTCAAAATCCGAATTGTTGAAGTCGCCGTCGGTTCGGATAAACCGTGCCGCCACACGGGCTTCCAGTGCGCCTGCAAGGCGTACCGATCCTTTGCCTGATACAGTGTAGCTGTCGCGGCCAAGATTGCGCGTACCGCCGCGAGCGTTTGGCTCACCATCTGTGCTAACAACAGTCGCATTGATCGCAAGGTCAGCGTCATAATTGCCGATCCCAAACTGTGCTGAACCGTTGATCGTATTGTTAGTACCGGCTTCAATGCGCACACCAAAGCCATTCACTTGCGCGCCGCGTGCGCTTTCATAAGCGACGATGCCACCGATAGCGTCCGCGCCATAAAGCGCAGACTGCGGGCCGCGCAGCACCTCCACTTTGCTGCCGATTTCGGTCTGCAATGTGCCAATGTCGAACTCACCGGCAAAGGGATCGGAAACCTCGATCCCGTCCACCAGCACGAGCACATGGTTCGCCTCCGAACCGCGGAGCCGGATCTGGGTCTGGCCTGCGACGCTGCTGACCGCGACGCCCGGTACATCGCGCAGCACATCGGCAATATCGCGCGTTTGCCTATTGGCAATGTCCTCGCGCTCAATGATCGTGGCTGAACCGGTGTAGTCTTCTATGTAGCCTGGGCTGTCATCCCGATTTGCACTGACTAGAATGCCTTCGATCCGAATGTTCGTTTGCAACGTGATACTTCGATCATCTTCGGCTTCGTCGTAATCAGCCCGAACGTCTTGTGCCAAAGCGGGCGTAGCCAAACACAGCGCTGCAACCGCAGCACCGCACAAATATTTCGTATTCATTCTCGGATTCCTTCCGAATGAGCAACACAAATGACCGCACGAAAATGCCCGCACGGCCAGCTATTCGTCGCTCGAAACGAAAGTCTTTTTCGCGCCTCTCCAATCCCTGAGAGGGGCAACAAGCGACACGCTCCGGTCGGTCTCCTGGCTCACGGATCAGCGCGCTTGTTTCTCACCTTCCCAAGGTTTCCCTCAGTGGCTGCGTCTCTTGCGAGATCACGCGAAACAATCGCTCACCGCTTACAGTTGCAGGGACAGCTGCGGAATCTAACCGCATTCCCGTTACCGAAGTGATTGCGCGGCGTTACCCGCGAAGGCGCTTTATCGCAAGCCGCGCGGTGCAGGCGCCGGGGTCTGATCCTCGGTGCTGTCACCCTCCGTCTGGATAGGTTCAACAACGGGCTGAGAAACGAAGCCGTCCTGAACAGGCACGACCGGCACTTCTGCACCCGTTTGGCTGTCGACCACAGTCCCTCCCACAGCGGTAGGAGATGCCAGAGTGGTTACGGGATCCGCCCCGGCAGTCGGGACAACAACCCCGTTGGCACGAGCATTTTGGACGGCCACCCAACCAGGCTGCGAGGGGCCATATTTTGCACCATATTTGGCATCCCAGCTCGCCGACAGATTCTGATATTCAGCATACTGGTCGAAGAACGTCAGGAATGGTTGCTGGAGTAGAGGGAAGTTCTCCATCGCAAAGGCAATCGGATCGGTCGGCGGCGTCGTCAGTGCCCTATTTGAGATATCGAGCGCAGACGCACAAAAACCGCGACGTGCCGGCGGCAAAGCAAAGTAATTGTAGACGCTGGTCATCTTGCCTTCGCGGGCAATGATTCCTGCCCGGCGTGCCCCCATTTCGCTGCGATACTTGCGATCGATACGATCATTGACCCGTTTGAGGGCGCGCGCATGGTCTTTGATGTAAACACTGTAAGCATCGAGGATCGGTTGGAACCGTGCAGCGGTGCAATTGAGAGCAGCAACGTTCCATGCCGAACGGAAGTGCCACACTTTTTCATCATCGCTGATCCCCGAATTGACCGTCATTCGGCCACCGAGCGAACTCTTGGCTGGAATCTTCATCACATAGGACGCGCCGCCTGGCGGCAATGGTCGAAGCGGAATGATCTCAGCTGCTGGCGGCGGCGGCGGCGGAGGCGGTGGAGGCGGCGGTGGAGGCGGCGGAGTTGTACACGCGGCAAGCATGCCGATGGCAACCGCTACGCTGGTAATTTTCAGTCCGGCGGGCTTTCGATTGCCTGCATCCGCTTTTTTCATATTCGCTCTCTCTCAGTGACCAGCTGGCATCATGCCTGAAACCGCCTTGCTCGCAAATGAAGTGCAAAGCGATAGTCACCTGAGATAGCAAAGCAAATGCCCGAAACCTAATGAAAGGCTCCGGGCATCGCAGATTTCACCAGTTTGATCCGAATTCAATCATCCGGACCGTATCGGAAGCGCGATTATTCGCGGCTGCCGAGGAACTGAAGCAGGAACATGAACATGTTCACAAAGTCGAGATACAGGCTGGTTGCGCCCATAATCACGGCTTTGCCCGCAAAGTCAGTGCCGCGCACATACTGATACTCGTTCTTCAGACGCTGCGTATCGTAAGCAGTGAGGCCCGCAAAGATCAGCACGCCGATACCGCTAATGACGAAAGCCATGGTTTCGGAACCGAGGAAAATATTGATGACCATGGCGATGATCAGACCGATCACGCCCATGATCAGGAAGCTGCCCCAGCCCGAAATGTCCTTCTTCGTAGTGTAGCCCCACAGCGAGAGACCGGCGAAGGCGCCAGCCGTTGCAAAGAACGTAACGGCGATTGATTCAGCCGTGTAGACGAGGAAAATCGTCGAGAGCGATAGACCCATGACAGTCGCAAACGCCCAGAATACGATTTGGAGTGTCGCTTGGCTCATCTTGTGAAGGCCGAAGCTCATGGCTAGAATGAACGCTAGCGGAGCGAGCTTTACTGCCCAGAAAAGCAGGCCGCCATTGATGGCGAGCGAGTACGCAGGTGATTCAGCACCGCCCCATGAGAACATAAGTGCTACGATACCGGTCCATAGAACGCCGGAGGCCATGTAATTATAGATCGAGAGCATGTGCTTGCGCAGGCCCTGATCATAGGCAACGCCAGCAACATCGCCGCCAGCGCGCGGCACCGAGCCAAAGCCGGTGCGCTGTGTGTCATTCCAATCAGACATAATGGATCCCTTGTCTCCAAATGCGGCGCGACAATACGCGCCTGTCCCAATCAATATCGGTGTTTTATCGCCCAATTTCAAGCAAAACCGATCCTGAGATGTTGACGGGTGTTAACCGTTTCCAGCGGACAATTCCGCGCCGCGCTCTGCAGTTGCTTTCAGGGTTCTTACCAGCAGTTTGTGCAGAGCCTGATCGGCATCGAGTACATTCATACCTTCGCGTGTCATTCCGCCCGGGCTGGCGACGCGATCTGCCAGGTCGCCGGGAGAAAGCGCTTCGCCCGCAGCCAGCGATGATGCACCATCGACCATGGCTACCGCCAATGCCTCTGCTTGAGCCGCTTCGATTCCGAGCTCGATCGCCGCGCTCGCAAGCGCGTCAATAAATCGATAAACAAATCCCGGTCCTGACCCGGCAAGCGCTGTGACAAGGTCAAACTTATCCTCGTCATCCAGCCAAACGGCTGTCCCGAGCGCATCAAACAGCCCGAACGTGCTGTCACGTCTTTCGGAAACAAGGCCACTTTCAAGAAGAATGATCGGTGATTTATTGATGCGTGAGGCCAAGTTCGGCATCACACGAATATGCGCTTCAGCGTGCGGAAATGCGCTCTTTAACTGCGCAAGTGTAAGCCCGGCGAGCAACGAATATACCTCAACGCCACCACCAGTGAGAGCCTGCAATTCCGGCGCCACATCACCCAGTTGCTGGGGCTTAAACCCGAGCATGACAGCATCGTGGCCTCCGGCGGCAACCGCGTCTGCAATATCTCGATAAACCTTCACGCCATCAGGAGCGGATTTCGGACTCCGATTGAGAATTGCGAATCGCTCAGGTGCCTCGCCAGCAGCTAGCCAACCGGCAAGCATCGCGCCGCTCATATTGCCATAACCGATGATGAGGAGCTGCTTGATACCGGACATTGCGAACGACCCTTGTTTGAAGCGTTGAAGACCTCTTAGTGGCTATGCCTCGCCCGCTGCGTCAACCATTGCCGCTTCCAACGCTGCTTTCGGGGCCTTGTCGCCCCATAAAACGAACTGGAAAGCGGGATAAAACCGGTCGCATTCGTCAATCGCATTTTCGACGAGCGATTGCGCCTGGGTCAAGCTCAACATACCGTCATCGCCCAGCAACACGCCATGACGATAGAGCAGTACGTCGCCGTTCGACCAAATATCAAAATGGCCCAGCCACATTTGCTCATTGATCAGGCTGAGCAGCTCGTATGCGCATTCTTTCTTATCATCCTGAACGCGGATCTCTGGCAGGCAAAGGAATTGCAGTACACTGTCTTGAGCCCGCCAAATGGCTTTGAGTTTGTACTTCGCCCAACTGCCTTGAACTTCGCCCGCCATTTCATCGTCCGAGACTATCTCGAACGACCATCCGCGCGCTTCGAATAGAGCGGCGAGCATTTCGACAGGAGCCGCGTCATCTTGCGCAACGAAATCGTGTTCGCTCGTTCTCATTGGTTGGGTGCCATTTGTAACATCGGCTTGTGGAATGCCTGTCCAGCGCACTGCTTGGCAATGCGCGCATCAATAGCGGCTGGGGAGAACCGATTTCGCTTGTTTAAAGCTTGTGCACAGAAAGGCGGGGATGGTTCAAAAGAACTACTTTAACTCTTTAATTTCAGTACCTTCTGGGCTTGTAAAGCGGAAAGTGTCGACACCCTTCTGCTTTAGCGCACTGATCAGTTCATTTGCCGCTTTGCGAGATGAAACCGGCCCTGCAAGCAACCGATTGGCTTGCCCCCAAGGGGTCACATGCGGCTCAAAACCATCGAGCAAGTCAGGGGCCTTACGGCTAAACCGGCGCCAATCGAATTTCAGCGCAGAGACATCCCGCCCTGTTGCAAGCTGCACCCAGATGCGGCTTGGATGGGCGGGTTTGGCTGGTTCTTCCGCCTTCGGTTCTGGCTTGGTTTCGCGCGGAATCTCAATCGCAGCGAGATCAACGGCCTCACCGCCAGCCTTTGTCGCGGGCAACGCCGCATCACCAAGATCGGCGAAAGCATCGGCGACGCTCGCAGGTTGCGGGGTCGGAATCGCAACCTGTGTTGTTGCAGGACTTGGCGATTCTGCTGGAGCTTGCGCAACATCAGCTAGGTCAAACCCGGGCTCGGGTGCCGGGGCTGCTGCGGCGACCTGAGCTACGGCTTCGGTTCGCTCACCCAAAGGTGCGCCCGATGGCTCTAGCTTGCTATCCGCAGTCCTTGCTATCGCAGAATCGCTGCTCGTTACACCGCTAGTATAGGCGGCAATGCGCGGGTCTTCGCGGCCTATGTCGGCGACCTGCGGAAAGATGCCCAGATTGGCTGCAGCGGCTTGCTGGGCCTTGGTCAGGCGCGGCATGAATTCAAGATATGGGTTGATCCTGCTTGCAAGATCCCGCGGCATCACCGCGTCAACAATCGCCGCAGCGCGTTCCTGCTCCCCCATGATTGCGAGCCCGAATGCACGGGTGCGAAATGACGCGAAATCCCGGCGGTCGAGCATCGGACGCAAAACGTCTTCAAAGCCCGCCTTATTGCCGGAAATAGCATAGCTGATAGCGAGGCGGCGCTTTGCCTCAGTGTCATCGGGCCTGAGCGAAATTGCGCGCTGATGGGCCGGTTGCGCGCTTACCGTATCGCCGACCATATCGAACGCAAGCGCGCGGTCGCTTAACAAATCGCCCGCATCCGCTCCCGCACTTTGCGCAGCCGCATAAAGCGGTAGCGCATCGACCGGTCTACCGGATTTGAGAAACACGCCTGCCATGCCAAGTTTTACCCGGGCATCGTTCGGCGCGATACCGTTGGCTTTGGCATAAAAACCCATTGCCGCGTCCAAATCACCGACCTTTGTGGAAGCTTCGCCAGCCTCCAAAAGCGCGGCTACATTTTCGGGTCGTTTGGCGAGACGCAACAGAGCACGATTAAGCAATTGCGCGTCTTTGGACGGCAGGGCCTGAACCACCTCGCGTGATGTCGAATCCTGCGCATTCGTCGGCAATGCAATGCACACCGAAAGAGATGCGACAGCTAACGATAAGGCACGCGGAGTAATCATCGGAACGCTCGTCATTTCAATGTCAGCTAATCAATTCTGAGAATGCGAATAGCCCCATGGGTCTGAACGCAGGGCGAATAGCCTTGCGTTCACGCCGAGCCGAGAACTTCAAATGCTAAGGCGAACCGAAGAGCAGCCGTCAGCTTCTCTCATTACTGATTGTTTTGCCGACCAAGAAAACGCGGGATGCTGAGCGCTGGTGCATCATCACCATCGCTATCATCATCTTCGCCGTCCTCATTCTCGTCCGAACCAGTCCGCGAAAGGTTCGCCATACGCTCGAACAGCGTGCTTCCACCAGCAGCTCCGCCGCCACCAGCCTGACCTGCATCGGCACCGCCGTCGCTCGCTTCACCGTCAGCGCCGCCGCCCAAGAGACTGCGTCTGCGTCCGCCAAGACGTGCCTCAACCGGCTTGTCTTCTTCTGCCAAACGATCGGCATCAGAAAGGATTTCGTCGTTGCTGTCGCCCGCTGCCAGTTCACCTGTCAGGTCAAGCGTGCCCTCGTCGGCGCCCTCAGCAAAGCCTTCATCATCGGCTTGACCGTACAGGCTATCATCAGCCGGATCGGCCAGTTCTGCGTCGTCAGCTGTCGACAAATCATATGGCTCTTCTTCGACACCGCGAAGGCCAGCGAGTGGATCGACGATGCCATCAACATCGTCGTCTTCCTCTCCCATATCGTCACCAGCCTGCATGCCGCTCAAATCGAACGGCTCGGCTTCGTTGGAGAGTTCGGGTTCTTTTTCCAGCTCTGGTTCTGGTTCTGGCTCCGGTTCGGCTTCGAATTCCGGCACTTCCGGAGCCGTCAGCGTCAGAGGCTCTTGCTCCTCAACCTCCACCGGTGCTGGCTCTTCGGCCACCTCATTATCTTCGGGAAGCTCAAGCACAGGCCGCTTTGGCGCGCGCGAACTGGAAAGCGAAACCGCCGCAGAGCTATCAGCTTGCCCTGCAGCGCCAGGTTCAATTCCCGTAGCGACAACAGAAACTCGGATTTTACCATCAAGGTCAGGATTAAACGCGCTTCCCCAGATGATATTTGCATCTTCATCAACGAGCTCGCGAATATGGTTCGCAGCCTCATCAACTTCGAGAAGCTTCATGTCCTCGCCGCCGATGATCGAGATGATCACACCTTTGGCGCCCTGCATGCTGACACCGTCGAGCAGCGGGTTGGCGATGGCTTGCTCTGCAGCATCCAGAGCGCGCGTTTCGCCTTCACCCTCGCCCGTACCCATCATCGCTTTACCCATCTCGCTCATAACAGAGCGGACATCGGCAAAGTCGAGGTTGATAAGACCCGGCATAACCATGAGATCGGTGATCGAGCGAACACCTTGTTGCAGGACTTCATCAGCAAGCTCGAAAGCTTCTTTGAAAGTCGTTTCAGCTTTCGCGATTAGGAACAGGTTCTGGTTCGGAATTACGATCAGAGTGTCGACGTGGTCCTGAAGCTCGGCGATGCCAGCTTCCGCAGCACGCATGCGGCGCGTGCCTTCGAACAAGAATGGCTTGGTCACAACACCAACGGTCAACACGCCTTTGCGACGTGCGGCCTCTGCAATGACTGGAGCAGCGCCCGTACCGGTGCCGCCGCCCATGCCAGCCGCGATGAAGACCATGTTGACGCCCTCAAGCGCTTCTTCGACTTCGGCTACGGTTTCTTCAGCAGCGGCTTTGCCGACTTCTGGCCGGGCACCCGCGCCAAGGCCGCCTGTAATATCAGGACCAAGCTGGATGCGTTTTTCGGCAGGGCTGCTGCTCAATGCCTGCGCATCGGTGTTCGCAACAATGAACTCGACGCCTTCGATTTCTGAAGCGATCATGTTCGCAATCGCGTTGCCGCCCGCGCCGCCGATCCCGACCACAGTGATGCGGGGGCGAAGATCGTCAATGACTGCTGGTCCGATATTGATGCTCATTTTGCTTTTCCTCTAAGCCGACGGGGCGCCCCTGTTTTATCTGCCGCCTGGTCTTGCTTTTTACTCAATTCGCTTGTGCCACATACGATAGGCGCCCGTTATACCGCAGAATTCCTTATCCACAGTGGCTTATTAACCCTCATAG
Coding sequences within it:
- a CDS encoding NAD(P)H-binding protein — protein: MSTIAITGATGFVGSATLEVALHRAYSVRALTRRVQPAQSRVEWVRGTLDDTAALTELVGGSDAVVHIAGLTNTPNPDRFEAANVTGTANMIAAAKAAGVNRFVFVSSLSAREPNLSAYGGSKARAEELVKASGLDWTIVRPPAVYGPRDVDMFELFRTAKYGIVPVPAKGRTSIIHVEDLARLLIALVPANPITKGQTYEPWDDNGFGYEHSELAKMIGEAMGNDHAKALPLPPAVMRFAAKADGLLRGSKAKLTPDRVGYMLHPDWVCDMKKAPPLSVWQAVWSGADGLKMTADWYKEEGWL
- the proB gene encoding glutamate 5-kinase, with the protein product MAIGTISDLATARRIVIKIGSALLVRSGEPASEWLDALVQDIVALRANGAEIIIVSSGAIALGAARLDLPKGGRASLADAQAAASVGQVALAQLWAGALGKHDLTAAQMLVTLDDLEDRRRYLNAAATLERLLEAGAVPVVNENDSVATEEIRFGDNDRLAARVAQAAGADAVMLLSDVDGLYDRPPEEDRAKLIERVEGVTPEVIAMAGAGSSSGLGSGGMRAKLQAARIAERAGITLAIINGTDSHPIASSMKNGLGTVFIPVRADSARKSWLGGRLAPEGVLTVDAGCVEALEGGASLLAAGLIEIEGEFQRGALVSLHGPKGQRLGQGLVEYSSDECRAIIGLKQDDQEAKLGYAPRAAVVHRDHMVSG
- the obgE gene encoding GTPase ObgE, coding for MHFLDQAKIYLKSGAGGPGAVSFRREKYVEYGGPDGGNGGKGGDIVFEAVQGLNTLIDFRYAQHFKAKRGNHGQGKDRTGAAAPDLVIKVPVGTQVLSEDKEEVLADFTEIGQRIVFLEGGMGGRGNASYKSSTNRAPRQHQPGTPSEEMWVWLRLKLLADVGLLGLPNAGKSTFINAVSNAQAKVGHYAFTTLVPKLGVVSHKGREFVLADIPGLIEGAADGAGIGDRFLGHIERCRVLIHLVDIAGDDPAEAMKIVQDELAAYGSGLEDKPQLIALNKLDLADAELGDAFAKELMDAGADKVFSISGATGEGISELMDAVLGYLPDRTSTETNTVEVEDEDEAGGEWSPI
- a CDS encoding TonB-dependent receptor, yielding MNTKYLCGAAVAALCLATPALAQDVRADYDEAEDDRSITLQTNIRIEGILVSANRDDSPGYIEDYTGSATIIEREDIANRQTRDIADVLRDVPGVAVSSVAGQTQIRLRGSEANHVLVLVDGIEVSDPFAGEFDIGTLQTEIGSKVEVLRGPQSALYGADAIGGIVAYESARGAQVNGFGVRIEAGTNNTINGSAQFGIGNYDADLAINATVVSTDGEPNARGGTRNLGRDSYTVSGKGSVRLAGALEARVAARFIRTDGDFNNSDFDTTSPTFGLIIDTPETRFENEAIYALAGLNLTTFDEAWTHDISAQLADINRDTFGAFGRSGGSEGDRLKASYVSAAQFGAGNQNHFITLATDWEREQFRNNDPFGTAFAGRREIENVGLVGEYRFAGRDVDFSAAVRHDINDRFADETTFRIGAGYNITDTTRVRTSAGSGIKNPGFFELFGFFDGQFIGNEDLQPEKSTGWEVGIDQSFADGKASVSLTYFDSTLENEIFTTFPAPTFIATPANRQTDSIRRGVEVSARAELGNGFSFDAAYSYLDAKEDGIEEVRRPDHIASASLNWTAPDDGASATLVIRHNAETEDLAFTDPSFIPVRETLEDFTLVNFSGEVRLTEGVSLFGRVENLLDQTYEQVFSFVSPGRTATVGIRAKF
- a CDS encoding Bax inhibitor-1/YccA family protein is translated as MSDWNDTQRTGFGSVPRAGGDVAGVAYDQGLRKHMLSIYNYMASGVLWTGIVALMFSWGGAESPAYSLAINGGLLFWAVKLAPLAFILAMSFGLHKMSQATLQIVFWAFATVMGLSLSTIFLVYTAESIAVTFFATAGAFAGLSLWGYTTKKDISGWGSFLIMGVIGLIIAMVINIFLGSETMAFVISGIGVLIFAGLTAYDTQRLKNEYQYVRGTDFAGKAVIMGATSLYLDFVNMFMFLLQFLGSRE
- a CDS encoding pyrroline-5-carboxylate reductase dimerization domain-containing protein, which translates into the protein MSGIKQLLIIGYGNMSGAMLAGWLAAGEAPERFAILNRSPKSAPDGVKVYRDIADAVAAGGHDAVMLGFKPQQLGDVAPELQALTGGGVEVYSLLAGLTLAQLKSAFPHAEAHIRVMPNLASRINKSPIILLESGLVSERRDSTFGLFDALGTAVWLDDEDKFDLVTALAGSGPGFVYRFIDALASAAIELGIEAAQAEALAVAMVDGASSLAAGEALSPGDLADRVASPGGMTREGMNVLDADQALHKLLVRTLKATAERGAELSAGNG
- a CDS encoding YbjN domain-containing protein; the protein is MRTSEHDFVAQDDAAPVEMLAALFEARGWSFEIVSDDEMAGEVQGSWAKYKLKAIWRAQDSVLQFLCLPEIRVQDDKKECAYELLSLINEQMWLGHFDIWSNGDVLLYRHGVLLGDDGMLSLTQAQSLVENAIDECDRFYPAFQFVLWGDKAPKAALEAAMVDAAGEA